The Catenuloplanes niger genome includes a window with the following:
- a CDS encoding M1 family metallopeptidase, producing the protein MRAAALLLAGALAGCGTIAAETVPGLVSETTPESGPGFGADGLGDPYFPRYGNGGYDVRHYRLQVRYDPGTDRLTGTVVLTATALAPLRRFNLDFAGLPVSRAEVGGRPAVTRQYGGELLVTPEAELTGEFTAEIDYAGVPTMIGDSALGRGGFRHTPDGAVVIGQPESAGSWFPVNDHPLDKASYDLEITVPQGRVALSNGTPEGTTTADGWTTWRWAERVPMASYLATMVVGDFRVSSGQHRGRPIVTAVAASIPAGGVEDAAMARTGEIADFLAERFGPYPMDAYGGVIVADETVKFALENQSRPVYGPDYFRRGDDGTWLVAHELAHQWFGNSVSIGGWQHIWLNEGFATYAQWLWDEHNRGVGVQEVFDSTYAGTDWSIPTGDPGRANIFSNAVYHRGALTVHALRRTVGDDAFFTILKAWTGERRNGTAVTTDFIALAERVSGRPLRGLFDAWLFAGTPPAKP; encoded by the coding sequence GTGAGAGCCGCGGCGCTGCTGCTGGCCGGCGCGCTGGCCGGCTGCGGCACCATCGCGGCCGAGACCGTGCCCGGCCTGGTGTCCGAGACCACGCCCGAGTCCGGGCCCGGCTTCGGCGCCGACGGCCTCGGTGATCCCTACTTCCCGCGCTACGGCAACGGCGGCTACGACGTGCGCCACTACCGGCTGCAGGTCCGCTACGACCCGGGCACCGACCGGCTGACCGGCACGGTCGTGCTCACCGCGACCGCGCTCGCGCCGCTGCGGCGGTTCAACCTGGACTTCGCCGGTCTGCCGGTCAGCCGGGCCGAGGTCGGCGGCCGGCCCGCGGTGACCCGGCAGTACGGCGGCGAGCTGCTGGTCACGCCGGAGGCCGAGCTCACCGGTGAGTTCACCGCGGAGATCGACTACGCCGGGGTGCCCACGATGATCGGCGATTCCGCGCTCGGCCGCGGCGGCTTCCGGCACACGCCGGACGGCGCGGTGGTGATCGGCCAGCCCGAGTCGGCCGGTTCCTGGTTCCCGGTCAACGACCACCCGCTGGACAAGGCCTCCTACGACCTGGAGATCACGGTTCCGCAGGGCCGCGTCGCGCTCAGCAACGGCACGCCCGAGGGCACCACCACGGCGGACGGCTGGACCACCTGGCGGTGGGCCGAGCGGGTGCCGATGGCCAGCTACCTCGCGACCATGGTGGTCGGCGACTTCCGGGTCTCGTCCGGGCAGCACCGGGGCCGCCCGATCGTCACGGCGGTCGCCGCGTCCATCCCGGCGGGCGGGGTCGAGGACGCGGCCATGGCGCGGACCGGTGAGATCGCGGACTTCCTGGCGGAGCGCTTCGGGCCGTACCCGATGGACGCCTACGGGGGTGTGATCGTCGCGGACGAGACCGTCAAGTTCGCGCTGGAGAACCAGTCCCGCCCGGTCTACGGCCCGGACTACTTCCGGCGCGGGGACGACGGCACCTGGCTGGTCGCGCACGAGCTGGCCCACCAGTGGTTCGGCAACAGCGTGTCGATCGGCGGCTGGCAGCACATCTGGCTGAACGAGGGCTTCGCCACGTACGCGCAGTGGCTGTGGGACGAGCACAACCGGGGCGTCGGGGTGCAGGAGGTGTTCGACTCGACCTATGCGGGCACGGACTGGAGCATCCCGACCGGTGACCCCGGCCGCGCCAACATCTTCAGCAACGCGGTCTACCACCGGGGCGCGCTGACGGTGCACGCGCTGCGCCGGACCGTCGGCGACGACGCGTTCTTCACGATCCTCAAGGCGTGGACCGGCGAGCGGCGCAACGGCACCGCGGTCACCACGGACTTCATCGCCCTCGCGGAGCGCGTCTCCGGCCGCCCGCTCCGCGGCCTCTTCGACGCGTGGCTGTTCGCCGGAACCCCACCGGCGAAGCCGTGA
- a CDS encoding LCP family protein, with protein MPRRRLLIVSLTAALAVLIAGGAYAVARARPAGPVAGPPPSPAGPSSPAGASSTPSPPPGADITGGPLNLLIVGLDTRVDEPGWRPHSDALLILHVTRDLRAAYLTSLPRDLVVDVPAFPPAGFPGGKHKITDAMAYGSVVPGGRPDPAQGVRLLATTVGGYTGIRDFDATAVISMEGYDELIDALGGVRIRVDVQTPSIHRKPDGTRRAGDGDPQQIYRVGTMTMTGWQAIDYARQRYLAGGDYTRQRHHRQLLKAMLTAATDQGLLRDAARMESVLAAVGDMLVLDGGAHTAVDLAFALSHLRPADLTLVGLPGDAVREVGEYRGEALRPPSADYFKCLRAGTLPDFTRDHPELVDRG; from the coding sequence ATGCCACGGCGGCGCCTGCTCATCGTCTCACTCACGGCCGCGCTCGCGGTGCTGATCGCCGGAGGTGCGTACGCGGTAGCGCGGGCCCGGCCGGCCGGTCCGGTCGCCGGCCCGCCACCGTCCCCGGCCGGGCCGTCGTCCCCGGCCGGCGCGTCGTCCACGCCGTCGCCGCCGCCCGGCGCGGACATCACCGGCGGGCCGCTGAACCTGCTGATCGTCGGCCTGGACACGCGCGTCGACGAGCCGGGCTGGCGGCCGCACTCGGACGCGCTGCTGATCCTGCACGTCACCCGGGACCTGCGCGCGGCGTACCTCACGTCGCTGCCGCGGGATCTGGTGGTGGACGTGCCCGCGTTCCCGCCGGCCGGCTTCCCGGGCGGCAAGCACAAGATCACCGACGCGATGGCGTACGGCAGCGTGGTGCCCGGCGGGCGGCCGGACCCGGCGCAGGGCGTCCGGCTGCTGGCCACCACGGTCGGCGGCTACACCGGGATCAGGGACTTCGACGCGACCGCGGTGATCAGCATGGAGGGCTACGACGAGCTGATCGACGCGCTCGGCGGCGTACGGATCCGGGTGGACGTGCAGACGCCGTCGATCCACCGGAAGCCGGACGGCACCCGGCGGGCCGGGGACGGCGACCCGCAGCAGATCTACCGGGTCGGCACGATGACCATGACCGGCTGGCAGGCGATCGACTACGCCCGGCAGCGCTACCTGGCCGGCGGCGACTACACCCGGCAGCGTCACCACCGGCAGCTGCTCAAGGCGATGCTGACCGCGGCCACCGACCAGGGCCTGCTGCGGGACGCCGCGCGGATGGAATCGGTGCTGGCCGCGGTCGGCGACATGCTGGTCCTCGACGGCGGCGCGCACACCGCGGTGGACCTCGCGTTCGCGCTGAGCCACCTCCGGCCCGCGGACCTGACGCTGGTCGGCCTGCCGGGCGACGCGGTCCGCGAGGTCGGCGAGTACCGCGGCGAGGCGCTGCGGCCGCCCTCCGCCGACTACTTCAAGTGCCTGCGCGCCGGCACGCTGCCCGACTTCACCCGCGACCATCCCGAGCTGGTCGACCGGGGTTGA
- a CDS encoding M1 family metallopeptidase, which yields MSLRKSDRENGRRGLRRSAAAVLIAALLTTACTSPPRTPTGLPSGTGGADGVGAEGIGDPYFPRYGNGGYDVGHYGIQVRYDPATDRLTGRVAITAVAAAPLRRFNLDFTGLPTSKVTVNGQPATARQEESELVVTPAAVVRGDFTVEIDYAGVPQPIKAILGDGGWLHTDDGAIALGQPESASSWFPVNDHPLDKATFDLAISVPEGLSALSNGTPEGTTTADGWTTWRWAERAPMAPYLTTLVIGDYRITSGSHRNRPILTAVASSFPADGDADRAMARTAEVADFLETQFGPYPFESYGGVVVADPRISYALETQSRPVYGPSFFRAGSDSTWVVAHELAHQWFGDSVSIGGWQHIWLNEGFASYAEWLWAEKDRKISVQSQFDDVYRLMDWSIPTGDPGPANIFSGAVYRRGALTVHALRLTVGDDAFFRILKAWTGERRNGNAVTADFVSLSERVSGKSLRPLFDAWLFGTTQPPVPKP from the coding sequence GTGAGTCTGCGGAAGAGCGACCGGGAGAACGGCCGGCGCGGCCTGCGGCGGAGCGCGGCGGCCGTGCTGATCGCCGCGCTGCTGACGACGGCGTGCACGTCACCGCCGCGCACCCCGACCGGGCTACCGTCCGGCACGGGCGGTGCGGACGGCGTCGGCGCCGAGGGCATCGGCGACCCCTACTTCCCCCGCTACGGCAACGGCGGCTACGACGTCGGCCACTACGGCATCCAGGTCCGCTACGACCCGGCCACCGACCGGCTGACCGGGCGCGTCGCGATCACCGCGGTGGCGGCGGCACCGCTGCGGCGGTTCAACCTCGACTTCACCGGCCTGCCGACCAGCAAAGTCACCGTGAACGGGCAGCCGGCCACCGCGCGGCAGGAGGAGTCCGAGCTGGTCGTCACGCCGGCGGCCGTGGTGCGCGGCGACTTCACGGTGGAGATCGACTACGCCGGCGTGCCGCAGCCGATCAAGGCGATCCTCGGCGACGGCGGCTGGCTGCACACCGACGACGGCGCGATCGCGCTCGGTCAGCCCGAGTCCGCCAGCTCCTGGTTCCCGGTCAACGACCACCCGCTCGACAAGGCCACGTTCGACCTGGCGATCTCGGTCCCGGAGGGCCTGTCCGCGCTCAGCAACGGCACGCCCGAGGGCACCACCACCGCGGACGGCTGGACCACCTGGCGGTGGGCCGAGCGCGCGCCGATGGCGCCGTACCTGACCACGCTGGTGATCGGCGACTACCGGATCACCTCGGGCAGCCACCGGAACCGGCCGATCCTGACCGCGGTCGCGTCCTCGTTCCCGGCGGACGGCGACGCGGACCGCGCGATGGCCCGCACCGCCGAGGTCGCGGACTTCCTGGAGACGCAGTTCGGGCCGTACCCGTTCGAGTCCTACGGCGGTGTGGTCGTCGCGGACCCGCGGATCAGCTATGCGTTGGAGACCCAGTCCCGCCCGGTCTACGGCCCGTCGTTCTTCCGCGCCGGGTCGGACAGCACCTGGGTGGTCGCGCACGAGCTGGCCCACCAGTGGTTCGGCGACAGCGTGTCGATCGGCGGCTGGCAGCACATCTGGCTGAACGAGGGCTTCGCCTCCTACGCCGAGTGGCTGTGGGCCGAGAAGGACCGGAAGATCAGCGTCCAGTCGCAGTTCGACGACGTCTACCGCCTGATGGACTGGAGCATCCCGACCGGCGATCCCGGCCCGGCGAACATCTTCAGCGGCGCGGTCTACCGGCGTGGCGCGCTCACCGTGCACGCGCTGCGGCTGACCGTCGGCGACGACGCGTTCTTCAGGATTCTCAAGGCGTGGACCGGCGAGCGACGCAACGGCAACGCGGTCACCGCCGACTTCGTCTCGCTGTCCGAGCGCGTCTCCGGTAAGTCGCTGCGCCCCCTCTTCGACGCCTGGCTCTTCGGCACCACCCAGCCGCCGGTGCCGAAACCGTAG